From the Brachybacterium sillae genome, the window TCAGGGACCGCAGCACGCCCTCGACGTCCTCGGCAGGCACGCTGACCTCGCTCTCCCGCAGGCCCGAGGCATCGATTAGCTGCAGGAGACGCGCCAGGCCCTCGGTCTTGGCTGTGGCGAGGTCATGCTGGCCCAACCGACGCATCTCGGCCGCCACCTCGGGGTCATCGCTGGCGTCGGGCAACAGGCGGCGCACCGCGGGGTCACGGGGCGACCGGGCACTGGTGGAGGCGAGCTCGGCCTCGAGGCGCTCCAGCGGGTCCTCGCTGTCGGCGGCCCGGCGCACGGCCTCCGGCTCCTCGGTGAGGCCGAGATCCTGACGGACCAGCTCCCGTGTCTCCTGCGCGATCTGGGCGATGACCGCTTTCTCCTCCTGCTCGAGACGGCAGGAGACGGAACCGTCGGAGCGGCGGCGGAAGGCGTGTGCCATCAGGCATCCCCGTCCTGGCCGGCGCGTTCGACGGTCGCGCGCAACCCGAATCCGTGCATGGCGCGCACGTCCCTCTCGACGGTCTCGCGCGACCCCCGGGAGACGACAGCGCGGCCCTCCTCGTGCACGAGCCGCATGAGCTGTTCGGCGACCGGCCGGGAGTATCCGAAGTAGCTGCGGAAGACATGCACCACGTAGCTCATGAGGTTCACGGGATCGTTCCACACCACGGTGCGGAACTCCCCCGGGTCGGTGTGTGCGGCGGAGGGGTCCCGGTCGGGCGCCAGCACTCCCCCGGGCAGGCCGGGCGCGGGGTGCGCACCACCGCCGGAGTCGCTCTGCGTCATCGGGTGTCCTCCTCGGGCCGGACGGATCGGGATCGCGCGGGGCGCCGCACGATACGGTCTCGGGGATCCACGGGTCAGGGATCCCGGTGTCAAGGGTCTCAGTCTAGGGAGGGGGCCCGACAGACGACTCGTCCCGGCGGGTCCCGGCGCGCGACGGCGCTGCGGCGCTCAGCGTCGTCCGACGAACCAGCCCCGCACGATGTCGATCCGTGCCTGCAGCTGCTCGGCGGAGGCCTGCGGCACTGCGGGGCCACCGCTGCGGGAGCGCAAGGTGGTGTGGACCTGACCGTGCGGTGTCCCGGACCTGCGGGCCCAGGCCGAGACCAGAGAACTCAGTTCCTTGCGCAGTTCCATCAGACGTCGATGGTCGACCGCTGAGGACGGGGTCTGCGGGCCGGTGCGTCCCTCGGCGGCCCGGCGACGCTGTTGGTCGGCCTGGTGCTGCTGCAGCACGGTGCGCATCTGATCGGCGTCCAGCAGCCCGGGGATCCCGAGGAAGTCCTGCTCCTCCTCCGAGCCGACGACGGCCCCGGCGCCGTATTCGCCGCCGTCGAACAGCACCCGGTCGAAGGAGGCCTCCGACTCGAGGGCTTCGAAGGACATCTCCAACTGCTCCCCGGAGGCCCTCTCCTCCCGGTTGGCCTCCTCCAGCAGGTGCTCGTCGAGACCGGTCATCTCGTCCCCGGTGTCGGGCCGTCGATCGAGCACGTGGTCGCGCTCGGCCTCCAGGGCCGCGGCATGCGCCAGCAGGATCGGCACGCTCGGCAGGAACACGCTGGCGGTCTCCCCGCGCGTTCGAGAGCGCACGAATCGCCCGACCGCCTGCGCGAAGAACATGGGGGTGGCGGTGGAGGTGGCATACACACCGACCGCCAGACGCGGCACGTCCACACCCTCGGAGACCATGCGCACCGCGACCATCCACCGGTCCTGGGAGGCGGAGAACGTCTCGATCCGCCGGCCGGCACCCGCGTCGTCGGACAGCACCAGGGTGGGGCCTGGCCGGTGAGGCGCTCCAGGATCGCGGCGTAGGCGCGGGCGGTGCGCTGATCGGTGGCGATGACCAGACCGCCGGCGTCGGGAACATGGCGGCGCACCTCCGTGAGGCGCCGGTCCGCGGCCGACAGCACGGCCTGGATCCACTCCCCGTCGGGGTCGAGCGCAGTCCTCCACGCCTGCTGGGTGATGTCCTTCGTCTCCGGGGCGCCGAGCTGCGCCGAGACCTCATCGCCCGCCTTGGTGCGCCAATGCATCCGTCCCGAGTAGGTCATGAACATGACCGGCCGCACCACCGAGTCCCGCAGGGCCTGGCTGTACCCGTAGGTGTAATCGGCGCGGGAGCGGAGGAAGCCCTCGCCGTCCTCTTCGTAGGTGACGAAGGGGATCTGCGCGTCGTCGGACCGGAACGGGGTACCGGTCAGGGCGAGACGCCGGGTCGCCGGGTCGAAGGCCTCGCGCACGCCATCACCCCAGGTGAGGGCGTCACCCGCGTGGTGGATCTCGTCGAGGATCACCAGGGTGCGGGCATCCTCGGTGAGGGCACGGTGCACCCGCGGGTTCATCCCCACCTGCGCGTAGGTGACCGCCACTCCCTGGAAGTGCCGTCCGTGGGCGCCCTGGGCGTTGGTGAAGTGCGGATCCAGGGCGATGCCCACGCGGGCGGCGGAATCCGCCCACTGGGTCTTCAGGTGCTCGGTCGGGGCGACCACTGTGACCTGCCGGACGGTGCCCTCCGCCAGCAGACGCGCCGCGACCTGCAGCGCGAAGGTGGTCTTGCCGGCGCCGGGTGTCGCGACCGCCAGGAAGTCCCGCGGGGCGGTGCGGCGGTACAGCTCGAGCGCCTCCGCCTGCCAGGCGCGCAGCTTCGGGGCGGTGCCCCAGGCGGCCCGTTCCGGATATGCCGGGGACAGCGAGCGCGCAGCTGCCTCGGAGGGGCGGTGCGGATCGCCGGTGTGATGGAAGGGGTTCTGACTCACAGCGCGGTCCACCGTACCGCCGCCGTCCGACACCCGGGGCCGGGCGCGCCCCGGGGCAGCGTGAGCTCAGCGACGTCCGCCGAAGAACCCGCGGAAGCCGCCGCGGCCCCCGCCGGGGCCTCCCTGGCCGCCGCCGTCGC encodes:
- a CDS encoding DUF2017 domain-containing protein encodes the protein MAHAFRRRSDGSVSCRLEQEEKAVIAQIAQETRELVRQDLGLTEEPEAVRRAADSEDPLERLEAELASTSARSPRDPAVRRLLPDASDDPEVAAEMRRLGQHDLATAKTEGLARLLQLIDASGLRESEVSVPAEDVEGVLRSLTDLRLVLAERLGLERDGDFETLRMIEEIGRRVPGAAGRDEESDLTALMAAVYELLTWLQESLLQVLDDGTIGGTVDGLGDGFADGFDDGFGRRR
- the clpS gene encoding ATP-dependent Clp protease adapter ClpS, which gives rise to MTQSDSGGGAHPAPGLPGGVLAPDRDPSAAHTDPGEFRTVVWNDPVNLMSYVVHVFRSYFGYSRPVAEQLMRLVHEEGRAVVSRGSRETVERDVRAMHGFGLRATVERAGQDGDA